From the genome of Branchiostoma floridae strain S238N-H82 chromosome 8, Bfl_VNyyK, whole genome shotgun sequence:
AACATTGTGTTGAATGTAATTAGTAATATGGAAAGCATTAAGAGATCCTTAAGGTCATTATAATTAATTCCTTTGAAATTAGGGAGGACCATGGTCTCCTGTAGCCACAGCCTGCCTCAGCGATGTTTGACAGTGAGATTATGTCTCTCATCTTGTAATAGAAGCCAGATCGGGTTAAAGACATTGTTTGAAGAAATTGTGGTCGACAAAGTGAGAAAGGCACTAGCAATATCACTGCTTTCCTGGTGTTCATGGCATGTTAAGTAAACCAATGTGCATGGCcactttttcaaaattttcattgtTGAACTCTATTTAATAGAAATTGGGACTATGCCTTTCATTGACTTTTTCCTTCAGGAATACATAACTTAACTATGCAAACTCCTGGTcctgactgattttttttttaatgactgaactgtttgttaATACATATATTGGCAGCAAGCATTCTCTCTTCACTCAACAAGACAATCAGAGGTTATAGATTTCACCCTCTCTGTACTGCTTTCAGAGGCATGGTTTTAGCCATTCAGAAAAATATGAGACAACAgatatttcatatcatacaactgatctttattgcataaaaaatgataaatgtaactTCTGCTGATTCCCTCAATATTCAAAAgaatttctgtatcatttgatttacaGTAATAATCATAGTCTCCTTCAGTTCATATTACTCCAAACTGCAACAATTACTAGTATGCATTAAACTTTGGCATACACAGTCATCGCTGCCACCTAGTGGCCTATCTCCCAACTGCAGCAGAGAGCTTCTGTTGCAGGTACTCCTTCCACGACTCTTCAGTGGCCAGCTTCATGGAGTTCCACTCAAAGTGAGGGACCTAATATTAATAGAAGAAATTAATATATATTCATTAACATACATTTGTGTCAGTAGGAGCCTGCGTAGCTCAAAGACTTGATTTCACATTGAACTGAGAAATATCAAATAGCCAAAGAAGAGATACAGCATGCCCTGAAaagggctgtctccaagaccTGTCCTtttgtcctgggacagaaatttgcttgttgcaAAACGTCAAGCCTTTCAATTTTTAACCTAAAAATCTTATCTATCTTCATGATATAAATTGATAGAAATGGACTTTTGTAAGCTCAAAGTGACATATATAAAAGTGAaagtcctggagacagctctgccCCACATTATGCCCTGTAAGTTAAAAGCTGATGCTTACGCAGCTTACCTGAATGACAGTATATCCAAGAATCTCTAGGTGGCGCTTCCGCATGGCCACGTGCCCTAACAGGTGCTGGGAGTTCCGACAAAAGTCGCGTGCATCCTGGTAGTCAATAGCAACCCTGGACAGAGAAAATACAGTGATATCAAGAGCTTCTTTTGATTAATTAAACTACCTCATGTTGTAACATACCAGGTTTctacagtacaagctgcatatccagacagatttatttgaaccactcacaaaGGAGAGGATCCCTGCTCTTTTCATAtaagtgtagtgggttcttCAATGTGCTCAAGTGGTGGCTCtactcaaacacgggacctctgtttaacatcctatccaacGGACTACCATAGGCAGAAGCTAAGCACTCATGTACACCTTGAGTCCAGTGAGGAATATtagtgtaaagtgtctttcccatgGGTACAACTTTGGGACCTGTCAGGGATTCTAACtcggtactctccaagcagacattgatgaagaaaatggtggcctttttttttacataccttttttttttctgtcagccgaCAGCATATAACAAAAAATCAGTAACCGCAAGATTCTGATGTGGTCAACAATTCTAACCACAAGGCCATGTGTCAAAGTGTGACCTTATGAACCATGTGTGTTACCTGTGTGCTGTAGCAGGGAGGGGTTTGGTAGCCTTCTGCCAGCATCCCTCGGCTCTGTTCCAGAAGTCTCCATACTCCACACAAGGCAGGGCAGAGCCTTCTTCTGTCAGGTAACACTCATAATCTGTACACAGAGAGTATCAACAGCTTTTACAAACTGAAGACATTCTTAGCCTGATTAGATTTTGCTTATAGCAACCCCTCCCCCAACATCCAGCCTaaagggaggggccagttacagacccgaacagcagagtttgtggGGTTTTTTTTCTAGTATGTCTCAGATGGAATAGCTACTTTTAACAAGAACAAAGAACAAGTTGTCACACATACTGAATGATTAGGAATGGAACTGTCAGTACTACAACCCACTTGCAAAACCTTGGAAAATAAATGACAGTTAAATTGGGGTGAAGGGACCATATTTCCAGAAGAATTGAAACCCTTGCAAGTCATACCTTGACCCATTGAAAACTCCCACACTATATCACCAGTACAGTATTACATCTCCCCAGAACACAATCAAACCACAATATATAAACACACGCACCTATTGTTTGGAAGTAGGGAgagatgacctttgacctgacaaACTGGGGTCCCCCCAGGACATCAGTCAGGACCTCCTGCACCTGTCTCTCAACTCCGTCCAGAACGGGAACTGTGGATGTAAAGATATCATTGCTAGTTTGTTACCATTGCCATTATATCACTGTTAGTTTTTATAATACCAATACCATTAGATCTTCAGGCTGTGTCAAAGAAGGctttattattacatgtacacatcctcctcctacgcagggacatccaatggCAAAACCACCTGTCTCAATGATTaagtaccctgctttctcaaccgtcaacCTTAGTttctgaccgccctgcttataaatattcatgagcttacccttatatatgctagatcccttttgaaaactgaaaggcctattctctgattggctgacagctggtttgtggcgatgcccacaggaactaagagtgacggttgagaaagcagggtacatccagagaGGCGGTTTCgtcgttggatgtccctgcgtaggaccCAAGTATAAAGTTTGTTTTACACATCTGGTAACCTGCCATAATGTGACATACTAGTTAGTTCAGTATGCTAGCAAGGTTCAAAATGCCATTGCAATTTGCATGATACAGCAGTCATTCAGAGCAACAAGAAATGCTCAATTTTAGGCCAGTGTAGGCCAGCTAACAAATGGTAACTTTACAAGTACTACTACTCCTAATCTATGATGGAGAAATTCTCACCAACCTTTTTTTGCAACTTCGCAGCAGTATTGACCGTGGAACCACGGAATGTCGTACTCAGGATACTCCAGTACCACAGCGCGATTCACGCGCATCAGGGTGTCCCGTAACTGGGCGTTGTGGTGGTCCTTTGATCCTGTAATGAGAGAGTTTGTTTTACTTAAGTGCTGTAATGAAACAAGTACTTGATCTTTAAAAGCTTAGAGTTAGTAAGTGAACTAGTAGGAAGTGTCATGGTGTCGGTAAACAGATCATTCTTCTGAGGGGAGTTAGGCCTTAACTCCCATGTATAGAGCCTCTTCAGGTGTCAAACCCCAGCACATTCAAATTGCCCAACACACATCTACTAGTGCTAGTACTATGGTGGGCTCTTTAATATGCAGAGGATTGCATCCAACGCAACCAATTCTTTGATGTGTAGACTGAGGTTCTTCAATGTTCTTCAAAGTGCAGGGGTTTTTTAATGTTCCACAAAGTGCAGGGGTTCTTTAATGTTTTAAGTCTCTCAAGTCTCAAATGTTCTTCAATGTGCAAGGGTTCAAATCCAACATAAGCAATGCAGTGGCAGTACTAGTGTAGTTGACTATCAGTATATGTTCTATGATAAAGAATCCAACTCACTCTCCAGGTATGTGTCCAGTTGCTCTAGAAACTTGACCTGAAACACCCTCTTCACGATGTCAGCAGGCAGTTGCTGCAGCTGTGCTAGTGAGTAGGCCAGTCTCACCAGGATGTGGGGCGGAATGGTCCACAGCCTCTTCACAATGGTGTCCACGCAGGCACCGAAAAACTCCTCCGCATTGGTGGGACTGTAGTTCAGGAAACCGAACACAGACAGTATGGTGAGGAGCTGGTCGTTCTGCAGGGTGTGCATCTTTCTGACGGCGGCATTGGCAAGCGTGTCGAGAATCAGGCCATGCTGAATGCGAGTCCGGGACATCACCATCGCCCAGGTGGCCAAGTTGTTCCTCGTCAGTCTGTCTGCTTCACCCAGGTTCCTCTCGTACCATTTGATGACCTCTTCGAGAAGGAAGGTCGACGTCCACGTTGGCGACTCGACGTAGTAAGACAGGACGACCTTGTGAAGCGTTCGGAAGGTCGTCACGTTGTGTAGCCGCTCGATCACAGTGGTGTTCACATTTCTGAACAGGTCAGACAGAGCTTTCTGGTCGGTTTTCTGCATCGTGGTGTTACTTGTGAGTGTACGAAGGCTCTGGGTGATCAGCCCCAGTTCCACGAAGGTAAACTGAGGCAGCATCGTGTGGATTTTCTTGACCACGGCGTCTTCGAGCTTCCCTCCAGGAAGTTGGGACAGACAGCTCACGCACTCTGCGACCACGGCAGGTTTGAACGTGGCTCCCACGATGGAAACAAGCGTGTATCTCAGCTGCGACAGGAAGGCTTGATCTTCGTAACCTGTTGCAATGAAAGTTTTGGCTGTCTGGAGCACAGGTCTCAACTTCGTGTGTTCGTGATTTATATGAGGCAGGGCTAGCCTGGACACTTTATGTAGAAGACTGTCGTTACGACAACCCATTGCCTCAAGGGCTTGAAGGAGTGTCACCAGTTCAGTCTCTTGGATATGGTCTGGCAGTTGTTTCAAAGCAAGGGTTTCTAGATTCTGCTTTACTTGTGACGATGCTGTGGGGCCAAGACACCAAAGAAGGCAAGGAATCATTGACTTAGGAAAGCTGTCGTACGCGTTTGACTCAGGCATTAAAAACAACAGACGCCTCCGAAAGCCCTCCTCCAAGGCCCTGTTGCGGTAGTTGAGGTCCTTCAAGGCATCTTTGATTCTAAACATAGTATGAATGTCCAGTTCATCCAACACTGCAAGGAAATACTGGCTGATCATCTCCAGCAGCTTCTGGTGTCTCATCCTCATGTTGTTCAGGGCTCGCAGGATTCTCCCGACGTTGTTCGGATTTCTGTCGTCCTCGCAGTGAACCATGAGTTCCATGGCTTTCTCCACCAACTGCTGGTTCAGATCTGGGGAGGACAGCCTCGCCATGCCTATCATCAACTGCGAGAATTCGCGGATGTTGGTTATGTCGCCCAGGTGATTTTGCACGATCTCTATTACCTCTGTCATTACCGGGCTCCTGTAGTACATCGGGCCAATGTAACGCAGCGTCGCGACGAACTTGGACAACTGAGGAATGTCCAAATCATTCACGCTTCTGCAGCCTTTCAAGAACAGGTGCTGAGAAAGGAGGTTCGAGGCGTCAAGTCCCAGTCGTGAGAGCGAGTAGAGATTGGTTATCACGATATCATTGTCCACATTTTCCCGTTCCAGTTGTTGAAGGATCATCTCACAAACTCTGACAAACATGGGGTTCTTCTGTATCACATCAAAACTCTGTTGGTATTTGTCTTTCTGGGACTGAATCAACCACAGGGTGTCCAAGGCTTTATTGAAGTGTACGGGGGTGAAGCTTTCTTGGTTGTCGTGGATGAAGTTCAGAATTTCTGTGTGGTCTTCGAAACCTTCTATCCTTTCTATGAGGCTGTCTTTCTCTTCCGCGGTGGTGTGAGTTCTGGCGAGACAGAGATATCTGACTCCAGGGTTGACTCTTTGAGAGTAGTACGGAGTTCTAAATACTGTCGACTGTCTGAACGTCGGTGACACGTATCTAGACTGGGAGACCAGGACTCTTATTGCCCTGTTCATGGTTGAATGCTTCCCTGAATGAATGTTGGCTTTAAACTTCAGATGTCATTCGTTCATCACTTCAGCACTGCTGGAACAAGAGATAAGCAACATCCATTAAAATGGGATCAGGACAATAACTAGTACTCGTAAGCaggcttttactagttttagctaggattttataatagggagtccaaacttattggtgagtcgcggtaagtgactattgtaagGGGTTCTggaggcatccaccttccatggtgcagagtttttcatgattttaagttaaaacagtgcattctaaggtatcccaagaggcaaaaatactgttacagatgtcacagtagaagactgtgaccacagatgacctggttgcatccctggtcaatcagaatttcatgcttgtcagagggtTTTCTCctcagtatagggcgtccaggggcatcaaatatcttgttattctaagaaaagtgcgtccagatgacgcgttgacgcatgcctggctaaaagcctgctcgTAAGTGCTACtcagcccaacaccctggtcaactcggcccaacaccctggaACTCTGCCAGGGTTGATCAGGGTGTTGGGCTGAGTTGGTCTGATTAGCCATGGGCCAATTTGGTAATCAATAAAGAGTCAAAGGCTCGAGTCAAGACAAAAGATGTGGGCACATTTTTTAAAGATCACGTCTTACATTACTACATTGTTGGTATAGAACATTCTACTGTAGTTGGTGTAAGGAAAAAAATCCTTAAAAATCTGATTAATAAACCTGTACATATAACGACAACGCACCCACCCGATACTAGTATAAATGCGCGTAGTACATGCACAGTAATATATTAAAGGTcgtgcgcccccctccccacattttCAACACTGTCGTAACGTAATATATTTACCCCTGAACACAATATTCATTGAAATACAGCTATACAAAAGAACACCACGTATTCACATCATGACTCACCTGTTCCATTTCTTGATCAGGGCTAAGTAACTTGTCTTCTGGGCTTTTGGGGGAGGGAAAGTCATGTGTCCCACGCGCGTGTCTTCCGCAGGTAACTGTACTGAACACTTCAGGTGAAAGTCGCCAGGTGGCGCTCGTACACTTCCTGGTTTTACAACGCGTGCGCAGTAGAGTTACCTAGTTTTTTGGGGGAGGGCTACGTGGAACTAACTAACCTGCAAAATGATCCACAGTTTATTTATGATCAACAGTGCGGGGTGAGTTGTTGGTCCTTTCATCTATTCTTCTTGTATTTCTACTGTACAGTCAATTTCCTGCATGTTTGTCTTTTGTAAACCCCAAAAAATGATTGCGGATGcttgaatggggaggggggcgtagtTGGCTCAGATACTAAAACATAATTTTCCTTATCTATCTACTTTATTTGTATCCAGGGATATTTTTATGGAGAAGCACTGGAAAAGTGTCATCAGCAGATCTGTGTGTGACTACTTTTTCGAAGAGCAACAAAAGGTATGActttttgtcttcatttttatGTAGGTTGATACCTGACCTGTAACACGCAAATGTAATCACTTGGTCATATGACAAATATCAATATGTACAGATCGGAGGGTCGGCTTCTCTAGGTCTAGCACTCCTTATAAGAACTTCAGCGTACTGTGTTGAGGGGACAGTTTGTGGTTCCAAACTATCTGTGTCTTCTTCATACCAGAAGAAGAGGGACACTTTGTACAGAATTTTAGAAACAGCACATAACACTTAACAGGTTTTGCTATAATTTTGCAAACCTGTAAAAAAAGCAACAATGAAATTCATAAAGTTTCTCTTCACATTAGTCAAACGATTTCCTCTTACTCAGACACATTATATGTTCACCAGCTCCATCCCACCACATTATGTACTCTAAGTCTAATAgtaacaccacagggtgtcaaATACTTTACCAGTACAGTAAGCGTGGTGACACAGAGTACGTTATTCTTTTCTATCTAATGTCTTtctatgtaacgtccttggtgacACCCACAAAgtctaggtcattgaccttattcaTTTagaacagaagaagaagaaactgagcaaaacaaaatatttccctTCTATGAAGGtttcagagagagagaggctttGAGAGGCTTTATTTGTCCATTGTGAATTGTACGCTGCTCAAAAAGAGGTAAAAAACagtatacaacttacaagtgaaGGGCAATAGCAGTGGTCTAAAAACAAGTAATGAAACAATAAACTTTCAGTATCTTGAGTAACAGTAACCCTGTATGTCTTATACgatacagttactcaagcaacttaaTGAAACTTTGCCTGGATGTCTAGATCTTCATTGACAAAATATTGGGCTCAGTGtgaatgttttcttatttccaaCAGGCCAACAGCCCAGAAGATGTGAACCCAGTCATCTCCACCCCCCACCACTATCTCATCCACATCTACAGAGAAAACATCTACTTTGTAGCAGTCTGTACAACAGAAGGTATCATACAGCTTTCTCACATCTATATGATAAtgacaagatacatgtactttgaggTTAACCTTGAAAATCAATTTGTGGCATATGGCAAATTTTGTATATTAAGTAGTACAGTATGTGCCCTTCTTCGCATTGCGAGCATGTTGTAAATCGTGAAcagtttgcagtggttttacaCGTATATTAAGTTTTTGTGTAACATTTTCATAATATTAGcaacattatgtttgtcttGCATACTGCTAACACAGTAAAGTATATAAAAAATTAAATACCTCCTGCCTAACACAAGATCAAGTCCtcaaaaatgtaaatgaattcaTAGTGTCTTGTTTGCTATTGttttttcaaacacaaacaTTTAAGCACATAGTCTTGATACTCCTTCCCATTaatcctgttgttgttgttgttttcccagTCCCTCCCCTGTTTGTGATAGAGTTCCTACACAGAGTAGTGGACACCTTCACAGACTACTTTGGTGATGGGGGAGAAACTGCAATAAAGGACAACTATGTTATTGTCTATGAGGttagtagcctgattaaatcgcgcttcttaggccTGTCCAACATTGCTGCGCATTGCTggggaggaggctacaagctccggatagcggagtttgcattacacagactatgAGGTCAGGATTTCAGTTCAATTTGCAATTGTGTCAAGTCAATGCTGTACTGTGCACTGCAAACCCTGTGTACAGTATGCTCAAACTATAGAAACTCAAATTCAAAGCCCAACATCACATGTAGCTCCTGGTTTTTCCTAAGTAatacaaaaattgttacatTGGGATGAGACTTACATATATGTTCACCTAGCTTAAAAGATTACAGGTAGCAAATTATCTTTATTGATAATTCAGTATTCCAGTCAATATTGACTTTCAATGCTACTCTTAAAATGATGTTTGTCATTCTTTTGACTTCTTTTACCATTTTAGCAGTTTGAGTGTGTTGTGTATTTAAGTGCCCTTACATAATTCTTTCCAACCACTCTCTAACATCTACTCCATCTAACAAGACACAATTCCGGTTGTGCTAACTGCTGAATCTCCTCTTTTATTCACCAGTTGTTGGAGGAGATGTTGGACAATGGTTTCCCCCTGGCCACAGAGTCCAACATCCTGAAGGAACTCATCAAACCCCCAAACATCCTCCGTACTGTCGTCAACACTGTCACAGGCAGCTCCAAGTAAGTACCTATCAAACCCCCTTGATATCCTCTGTACAGTCGTTAACAAAACTGAAAACCAGTGAGAGGTGTTCTTACACAGCAGTATCAGTAAattttctgatacatgtatgttcactGTTTGGTGATAACAATTTAAACTTTGATGTCTTTCGCAAAATTTGATGTTGTCAAAAAAACAGACTGGTGCACATGTTGAATTTGAGTTTAAGGTACTCTTATGCATAACAATGGCTGTACAAGGCTACTAGCATTGACAAGTGATCCCAAATTTGTTCAATTGCCAaaacacactgtacatgtacatgtaactgtgttaggatttagtaaaaaaaaaactataggGCCCAAACCTAACACTTGGAAGTCACCACAAGGGTTTTCAGAcaataactgtaaaaataaattttgaataaaagaaaatcaaaaagttagaagtattctgttccacatcttgattatttcaaaatttttacacaGCCAGGAAATAGTTAGAAAGTTTAAATagctttcaaaatatttccaaagtatcAAATCTCCTaggcatacatttgtataattacaaagaattgaaaacatttataactgatgacaatggcaaccctTGCGgggacttggaatggactctactgtAATATGTATTGAAACATAACACTTCCACCCACTCCCAGCCTCTCAGACACCCTCCCCACCGGTCAGCTGTCCAATGTGCCCTGGAGGAGGGCGGGGGTCAAGTACACCAACAACGAGGCGTACTTCGACGTCATCGAGGAGATAGACGCCATCATCGACAAGCAGGTTTGTTACTCTTActtctttgtttatgttattcTGTGTATGCTACTGTAAACgaatttaagtttgcgggaatttaattttgcggtagctgctggaaaaaaacttttcgcagtggtttcaagttcgcgggaGCTCCAtttactgtagtctcttactgccatggaaaaatgtttacagtggttttatgttcgcggtggttttaagttcgcaatggttttaagttcccagggatttaattttgcggtagcggtgAAAAAGACATGGCATGCCTGGAAAGCAGTGTGCTAAGCACTGAATGTGTCCAACCCTgtttaaagaaaacagaaataaattaGATTCTCCTTACATTTGACATGTTTGCCTCTTGCTGCATGTGCAGTCATTGTTTTTGTATTCTTGGTCATTGTTGGGGTCTTACACTAAGGCTCCCAAGTTACTGCTTCTGCAAGGATGATTCAAAATGTTCTTTTGATACATTAGAACCATTCATGTGTAAGATTTTGTACCAGTGTGTTTAACATGCACTATACAGATCGGGAAAGACAATTTTTGTTCTGTGTATCACTCCAGGGTTCCACAGTGTTTGCTGATATACAGGGAGTGGTAAGTGTAGAATTTTTGATGACtccatacttttttttaatcagactGGACACTGTGTGACATATAATACAATAAAGCAAACAATATACTGTATCAGAGACTAAAAAATTATTCATTTGGTGGTAATGATGTGACATATTTTCCCAGTTTATTTTCGACTGTACCTGGTAAATGTGTAGTATGTCCAACAGAACCAAAGTCCTTAAACTGCTTTCGGATCCCTAACACTGTATTCCTATTGTAGATCGACTGTTGTGTGAAGCTATCGGGGATGCCAGACCTCACCTTGTCATTTATGAACCCCCGTATCTTGGACGATGTTAGCTTCCACCCGTGTGTACGCTTCAAGAGATGGGAGGTAAATATGAGCTGTTAATCTTTAACGTctgaaaaaagttttgtttggTTGGCAGCATCAtgtttaccttgtccccccaatgacctggaggtcaagggacacCATTAAAAGAATGTCAAGTAAGCTCATCTTTGTTGGTGAAGTTGGCAACTTGAACAGGATGTCCCTTAAAGGTGCTTTGCCCATTagtgaatagaatagaatagaatagaatagaatagaatagaatagaatagaatagaatagaatagaatagaatagaatagaatagaatagaatagaatagaagtTTGATACTGTCATTCAACATACGTAAATGCTCAACTCGAATTTTCAGTCTCTCTTACATCAACCTTCTTTAAATTAAAAGGTGCTTaaatacagttaaacctgtacaCAAGAGCCACCTTACCATGTAGTGTGGCCAGTTTTTGATGGTCCCTTTGACAATTTTTACCATGGACACAAGCAGTAAGAAttctgtctatagtggcaacccatgtttgactgtaacttGATAATGTAGAATGATCACAACGTCCTGTTTGAATCTCTCTTACAGTCTGAAAGAGTCCTGTCCTTTGTTCCTCCTGATGGTAACTTCAGACTCATCTCCTACCATGTTGGGTCACAGAAGTAAGTAAACTGTTTTCTCTTATCTCAATGTTGATATCTGTCTGCATGTACTTTCTACTTTGTTGTATTCATTGTGAGCACTTGACAAATTTTGATCCCCTATCCTCTGCACATGTCTCTGACTGAGCCAACAACCACTTTTGAAAGTTCTTTAATCATTGAATTTGTACATGTCTACTAGCTTGTAAGGGGTAGTTGTCTTTGGATATTGGAGTTTTGTTTTACACAGCCAGTAATTATAATGTCTCTCACCTACTCACTAGTACATTttgatgcctatcagacatcttcctcaaagcttctgactggagtatACAGCCACTGTATACataggtggcacttttgcagcaagaacacaatcccaaacgtgacatgtgttgttgtctttctttcttaaagCTATTGTATATAAGCTTAAgtgtctacatgtacctgtgttcTTTTCCCAGCATGGTGGCCATCCCTGTGTATGTGAAGCCCAACATCTCCTTcagagagggaggggggcggtttgATGTCACCGTGGGACCCAAACAAACCATGGGCAAACTGGTAGGCTTGAACACTACATGAAGCTTTTGACTTAATCCTCTTTGACCCTTTGGGAGTACAGGGCCTCAGTGAGTTGCCTCCATTGTGTTAAAGATTGTAAACCATTTATTAAAGAAGTATAGGTATTTGTGCACtaatatgttgttgttgttgctgttgttatttATTCTCAGGTGGAGTCAGTGGTGATCACCTGTGCCATGCCCAAGGTGGTGCTGAACATGAACCTGACCCCCACCCAGGGAACCTACACCTTTGACCCCGTTGCCAAGGTGTTGACCTGGGACGTGGGGAAGATCAACCCGCAGAAGCTGCCCAACCTGCGCGGGAACATCAGCCTGCAGAGCGGGTCTCCTCCGCCTGAGTCCAACCCCGCCATTTCTGtaagtacacatacacatgtattatgtgTAAGAGTGGTTACTGgtacggtgtactggtacaaaccCGTTTTTCCCgtttgttggaccagtccagaaaaaacagacctgaaaaaaatgatgttgGACCAAatcaaaaataaacagattacaCCAGCAGGCATTTACGTcttttggggcttacagatacaagaaaagaacaagagaaaAGTAgaagagagttgatagtcatttttaccaggctttcacagtcaaacttggtctaaaacagagacATCAGGTACTAGTACTGAGTCCAACCCTGCCATATCTGTgagtacacatacacatgtacagtcaaacctgtataagtgaCTACCTTTACATAGTGGCCACCTgaccattgcggtcactttttgtcggtcccttggatttttcccatggACCTAAGCGTTAAGAAATAGTCTGCTCCGCCCAAGTCCAACCCCACCATATCTGTGAGTGAAAAATACATGTGATAGCAAAT
Proteins encoded in this window:
- the LOC118420809 gene encoding FAST kinase domain-containing protein 1, mitochondrial-like, translating into MNRAIRVLVSQSRYVSPTFRQSTVFRTPYYSQRVNPGVRYLCLARTHTTAEEKDSLIERIEGFEDHTEILNFIHDNQESFTPVHFNKALDTLWLIQSQKDKYQQSFDVIQKNPMFVRVCEMILQQLERENVDNDIVITNLYSLSRLGLDASNLLSQHLFLKGCRSVNDLDIPQLSKFVATLRYIGPMYYRSPVMTEVIEIVQNHLGDITNIREFSQLMIGMARLSSPDLNQQLVEKAMELMVHCEDDRNPNNVGRILRALNNMRMRHQKLLEMISQYFLAVLDELDIHTMFRIKDALKDLNYRNRALEEGFRRRLLFLMPESNAYDSFPKSMIPCLLWCLGPTASSQVKQNLETLALKQLPDHIQETELVTLLQALEAMGCRNDSLLHKVSRLALPHINHEHTKLRPVLQTAKTFIATGYEDQAFLSQLRYTLVSIVGATFKPAVVAECVSCLSQLPGGKLEDAVVKKIHTMLPQFTFVELGLITQSLRTLTSNTTMQKTDQKALSDLFRNVNTTVIERLHNVTTFRTLHKVVLSYYVESPTWTSTFLLEEVIKWYERNLGEADRLTRNNLATWAMVMSRTRIQHGLILDTLANAAVRKMHTLQNDQLLTILSVFGFLNYSPTNAEEFFGACVDTIVKRLWTIPPHILVRLAYSLAQLQQLPADIVKRVFQVKFLEQLDTYLERSKDHHNAQLRDTLMRVNRAVVLEYPEYDIPWFHGQYCCEVAKKVPVLDGVERQVQEVLTDVLGGPQFVRSKVISPYFQTIDYECYLTEEGSALPCVEYGDFWNRAEGCWQKATKPLPATAHRVAIDYQDARDFCRNSQHLLGHVAMRKRHLEILGYTVIQVPHFEWNSMKLATEESWKEYLQQKLSAAVGR
- the LOC118420810 gene encoding AP-3 complex subunit mu-1-like isoform X1, which gives rise to MIHSLFMINSAGDIFMEKHWKSVISRSVCDYFFEEQQKANSPEDVNPVISTPHHYLIHIYRENIYFVAVCTTEVPPLFVIEFLHRVVDTFTDYFGDGGETAIKDNYVIVYELLEEMLDNGFPLATESNILKELIKPPNILRTVVNTVTGSSNLSDTLPTGQLSNVPWRRAGVKYTNNEAYFDVIEEIDAIIDKQGSTVFADIQGVIDCCVKLSGMPDLTLSFMNPRILDDVSFHPCVRFKRWESERVLSFVPPDGNFRLISYHVGSQNMVAIPVYVKPNISFREGGGRFDVTVGPKQTMGKLVESVVITCAMPKVVLNMNLTPTQGTYTFDPVAKVLTWDVGKINPQKLPNLRGNISLQSGSPPPESNPAISVQFKIQQMAVSGLKVNRLDMYGESSPKKSFTFEKYKPFKGVKYLTKAGNFQVRT
- the LOC118420810 gene encoding AP-3 complex subunit mu-1-like isoform X2, translating into MIHSLFMINSAGDIFMEKHWKSVISRSVCDYFFEEQQKANSPEDVNPVISTPHHYLIHIYRENIYFVAVCTTEVPPLFVIEFLHRVVDTFTDYFGDGGETAIKDNYVIVYELLEEMLDNGFPLATESNILKELIKPPNILRTVVNTVTGSSNLSDTLPTGQLSNVPWRRAGVKYTNNEAYFDVIEEIDAIIDKQGSTVFADIQGVIDCCVKLSGMPDLTLSFMNPRILDDVSFHPCVRFKRWESERVLSFVPPDGNFRLISYHVGSQNMVAIPVYVKPNISFREGGGRFDVTVGPKQTMGKLVESVVITCAMPKVVLNMNLTPTQGTYTFDPVAKVLTWDVGKINPQKLPNLRGNISLQSGSPPPESNPAISVQFKIQQMAVSGLKVNRLDMYGEKYKPFKGVKYLTKAGNFQVRT